The following coding sequences are from one Cyprinus carpio isolate SPL01 chromosome A24, ASM1834038v1, whole genome shotgun sequence window:
- the LOC109048954 gene encoding ATP-sensitive inward rectifier potassium channel 12-like — protein MSVGRIGRYSIVSTEEDGLRLTTMHGGGMNGYGNGKIHTLRKCRKRFVKKNGQCNVQFTNMDEKSQRYLADIFTTCVDIRWRYMLLVFTLVFVISWLVFGLAFWVIALLHGDLDNPAGDDNFTPCVLQVNGFIGAFLFSIETQTTIGYGFRCVTEECPLAVFLVVFQSIVGSIIDCFMIGAIMAKMARPKKRAQTLLFSQNAIIAMRDGKLCLMWRVGNLRKSHIVEAHVRAQLIKPRVTTEGEYIPLDQLDINVGFDKGLDRIFLVSPITILHQIDRESPLFGISKQDLETADFEIVVILEGMVEATAMTAQARSSYLASEILWGHRFEPVLFEEKNQYKVDYSHFHKTYEVPSTPRCSAKDMMENKYLVVPSANSFCYENELAILSHEEEEDNSLERIKPERAMSLSPERTPRHDFERLQNPRCTEQRSYRRESEI, from the coding sequence ATGAGCGTGGGTCGGATCGGTCGCTACAGCATCGTGTCGACGGAGGAGGATGGTCTGCGCTTGACGACCATGCACGGTGGAGGGATGAATGGATACGGCAACGGCAAAATCCACACTCTGCGGAAATGTCGCAAACGTTTCGTGAAGAAAAACGGACAGTGCAATGTGCAATTCACCAACATGGACGAGAAGTCCCAGCGCTACCTGGCGGACATATTCACCACTTGTGTGGACATCCGCTGGCGCTACATGCTACTTGTTTTCACGCTAGTCTTCGTGATTTCTTGGTTAGTGTTCGGCTTGGCGTTTTGGGTCATCGCGCTTCTTCACGGTGACTTGGACAATCCGGCAGGGGACGATAACTTCACGCCCTGCGTGCTGCAAGTAAACGGCTTCATCGGGGCGTTCCTGTTCTCCATCGAGACGCAAACGACCATCGGTTACGGTTTCCGCTGCGTGACGGAAGAATGTCCTCTTGCAGTGTTTCTCGTGGTCTTCCAGTCCATCGTGGGCAGCATCATCGACTGCTTCATGATTGGGGCAATCATGGCCAAAATGGCACGTCCCAAGAAGCGAGCGCAGACTCTACTGTTCTCGCAAAATGCCATCATCGCAATGCGTGACGGAAAACTGTGCTTGATGTGGCGAGTGGGGAACTTGCGAAAGAGTCACATCGTTGAGGCGCATGTCCGAGCGCAGCTCATCAAGCCGCGGGTTACGACCGAAGGCGAGTACATCCCGCTCGACCAGCTGGACATTAACGTCGGTTTCGACAAAGGACTCGACCGCATCTTCCTCGTCTCGCCAATCACCATCCTGCATCAAATCGACCGGGAGAGCCCTCTGTTTGGCATCAGCAAGCAGGACCTAGAAACGGCGGATTTTGAGATCGTGGTCATCTTGGAGGGAATGGTGGAGGCCACGGCGATGACGGCGCAGGCGCGAAGCTCCTACCTGGCTAGCGAGATCCTCTGGGGGCATCGATTCGAGCCAGTGCTGTTCGAGGAAAAGAACCAATACAAGGTTGACTACTCACACTTCCACAAGACGTACGAGGTGCCGTCCACCCCGCGCTGCAGTGCCAAGGACATGATGGAAAACAAGTACCTGGTGGTGCCCAGCGCCAACTCCTTCTGCTACGAGAACGAGCTGGCGATCCTGAGCCACGAAGAGGAGGAGGACAACAGTCTGGAGAGGATAAAGCCAGAGCGAGCAATGAGCCTCAGCCCAGAGAGAACCCCTCGACATGATTTCGAGCGACTGCAGAACCCTCGCTGCACGGAGCAAAGGTCATACCGGAGGGAGTCGGAGATATGA